A single genomic interval of Rhinopithecus roxellana isolate Shanxi Qingling chromosome 11, ASM756505v1, whole genome shotgun sequence harbors:
- the HPS6 gene encoding Hermansky-Pudlak syndrome 6 protein, translating to MKRAGTLRLLSDLSAFGGAARLRELLAGDPAVRVRGSPDGRHLLLLRPPGAVAPQLLVAARGPGAELERTWPAGQPSPLDAFFLPWPARPALVLVWESGLAEVWGAGVGPGWRLLQSTELCPGGGARVVAVVALRGRLVWCEERQAGSEGPLGPPATAFSHCVCVRTLEPSGEASTSLGRTHVLLHHCPAFGLLASCRHLFLVPTATTWHGVAHVLLIWSPGKGKVMVAVPRLGLSYSKSLNPGRGDTWDFRTLLRGLPGLLSPREPLAVHTWAPTPHGLLLLDFGGTVSLVQSHGGTRAVGILQEAPVGPRGSATLGTFQGTLACVLGSTLELLDMGSGQLLERKVLSTDRVHLLEPPAPGMEDEEELETGGSLRLLSALGLFCVGWEAPQGVELPSAKDLVFEEACGYYQRRSLRGAQLTPEELRHSSTFRAPQALASILQGHLPPSTLLTMLRTELRDYRGLEQLKAQLVAGDDEEAGWTELAEQEVARLLRTELIGDQLAQLNTVFQALPTAAWGATLRALQLQPDGNGKLRSQAPPDVWKKVLGGITTVKEPPNGILPPFELLCQCLCQLEPRWLPPFVELAQQQGGPGWGAGGPGLPLYRRALAVLGEEGTRPEALELELLLSSGRPKAVLQAVRQLVQKEQWDRALDAGLALGPSSPLVRSEIFKLLLAEFAQHRRLDAHLPLLCRLCPPELAPAELLLLLRTYLPDEVGPPTPFPEPGAEPPLTVGLLKALLEQTGAQGWPSGPVLSPYEDILWDPSTPPPTPPRDL from the coding sequence ATGAAGCGCGCGGGGACTCTGCGGCTGCTCTCGGACCTGAGTGCCTTCGGCGGCGCGGCGCGACTCCGGGAGCTGCTGGCCGGGGACCCAGCGGTACGAGTCCGCGGCAGCCCGGACGGCCGCCACCTGCTGCTCCTGCGACCCCCGGGGGCGGTAGCCCCGCAGCTGCTGGTCGCGGCGCGAGGGCCCGGCGCGGAGCTGGAGCGGACCTGGCCGGCCGGCCAGCCCTCCCCGCTGGACGCCTTCTTCCTGCCGTGGCCAGCGCGGCCGGCGCTGGTGCTGGTGTGGGAGAGTGGCCTGGCCGAGGTGTGGGGCGCGGGCGTGGGGCCTGGCTGGCGACTGCTGCAGAGCACCGAGCTGTGTCCGGGCGGGGGAGCCCgcgtggtggcagtggtggcgcTCCGAGGCCGCCTGGTGTGGTGCGAAGAGCGCCAAGCCGGGTCCGAGGGCCCGTTAGGGCCGCCAGCAACTGCTTTCAGCCACTGTGTGTGCGTCCGGACCCTGGAGCCCAGCGGCGAAGCTAGCACCAGCCTAGGCCGCACGCACGTCCTACTGCACCACTGCCCCGCTTTCGGGCTGCTGGCCTCCTGCAGACACCTCTTCCTGGTGCCCACTGCCACCACCTGGCATGGAGTGGCCCACGTTCTACTCATCTGGAGCCCAGGCAAGGGCAAAGTGATGGTGGCTGTCCCACGGCTTGGCCTCTCCTACAGTAAGAGTCTGAATCCTGGACGAGGGGACACATGGGACTTCCGGACCCTGCTCCGAGGCCTTCCTGGGTTGCTGTCCCCCAGAGAGCCACTGGCTGTACACACCTGGGCCCCAACTCCCCACGGCCTGCTGTTGCTTGACTTTGGGGGCACTGTGAGCCTAGTGCAGTCCCACGGTGGTACCCGGGCAGTGGGCATCTTGCAGGAGGCACCTGTAGGCCCGCGGGGGTCTGCAACCCTAGGCACATTTCAGGGCACTCTGGCCTGTGTGCTGGGCTCCACATTGGAACTGCTGGACATGGGCAGTGGGCAGCTGCTGGAGAGGAAGGTCCTAAGTACAGACAGGGTACATCTGCTGGAACCGCCAGCCCCCGGCATGGAGGATGAGGAAGAGCTGGAGACCGGAGGGAGTCTTCGTCTGCTTTCAGCCTTGGGTCTGTTTTGTGTGGGCTGGGAAGCCCCACAGGGTGTTGAGCTGCCTTCAGCCAAGGATCTGGTGTTTGAGGAGGCTTGTGGGTACTACCAGCGGCGGAGCCTGCGGGGTGCCCAGCTCACTCCAGAAGAACTGAGACACAGCAGCACATTTCGGGCACCTCAGGCTCTGGCCTCCATCCTCCAGGGCCACCTGCCCCCATCTACACTGCTGACCATGTTGAGGACCGAGCTTCGGGATTACCGAGGCTTAGAGCAGCTGAAGGCCCAGCTGGTGGCTGGCGATGATGAGGAGGCTGGTTGGACTGAGCTGGCGGAGCAGGAAGTGGCACGCCTGCTGAGGACCGAGTTGATAGGAGACCAGCTGGCCCAGCTCAACACCGTTTTCCAGGCCCTTCCTACAGCAGCCTGGGGTGCCACCCTCAGGGCCCTGCAGCTCCAGCCAGATGGGAATGGCAAGCTGAGGTCCCAAGCACCCCCTGATGTGTGGAAGAAAGTGTTAGGGGGGATAACCACTGTAAAGGAACCCCCCAATGGAATACTGCCCCCCTTTGAACTCCTCTGCCAATGTCTGTGCCAGCTGGAGCCTCGATGGCTACCACCTTTTGTGGAGCTGGCTCAGCAGCAGGGTGGGCCGGGCTGGGGGGCAGGGGGCCCAGGACTGCCCCTGTATCGCCGAGCCCTGGCAGTGCTAGGTGAGGAGGGGACCAGGCCTGAGGCTCTGGAGCTAGAGCTGCTCTTGAGCAGTGGGCGGCCCAAAGCTGTGCTCCAAGCTGTCAGGCAGCTGGTGCAAAAGGAGCAATGGGATCGGGCTCTGGATGCAGGCCTGGCCCTCGGCCCCTCCAGTCCCTTGGTTCGAAgtgaaatcttcaaactgctgcTGGCTGAGTTTGCCCAGCACCGCCGGCTTGATGCTCACCTCCCCCTCCTTTGCCGCCTGTGTCCACCAGAACTGGCTCCAGCTGAGCTCCTGCTTCTACTGAGGACATACCTCCCAGATGAGGTGGGGCCGCCTACCCCATTTCCTGAGCCTGGAGCAGAGCCCCCTCTCACTGTGGGCTTACTCAAAGCCCTGCTGGAGCAAACTGGGGCTCAAGGATGGCCCTCGGGCCCAGTTCTAAGCCCATATGAGGACATCCTATGGGACCCTAGCACTCCACCCCCGACTCCACCTCGGGACCTATGA